The Ipomoea triloba cultivar NCNSP0323 chromosome 14, ASM357664v1 region CAAATCCTACGATGGGTTGATATTTGTTGAAATGCTATCATTGAGGTGAGAAGTGCAAACCCATCAATGAAGGGTGTTCGTCGAGGACGGTAACAGTGCCCACCAAAGAACAAGCAACCCAGAAAGTGGAGTTGGAAATCCTAGGGGAGGGGAGGTGTCCTTAGGTAGTGGAGTAGGCATTGTCAAACTACTAAAAATTCGGTGTTGTTCTTTCCCTTTCTCCTTAAAATTTATGCATACTTGCAATATTATTTTCCCTCACTTAGAATtgcataaaatgataaaatggaGTTAAAAGATATTAATCACTTGGGATGAATTGAAACAAATTTTTATAGCCTGCATTCGAACCTGTGAGGCCCGCTGAACCGCATAGGGCGGGTTAGGGCTAGAGAAAATTGACACAAAGGCTAGCAAGCGTTGACACCCCTAGTCAAGGTAAATTTTTTAGAAGATAGAGGAGTAAATTGAGAGGACAAGTACCTAGAATCTCCCAATCTAGGCTTCTTGGGGTCGGCAAAGCGAACAATCAAAGGGTGATCACAACCCTAAAAGCACAATAAAATGAAAAGGTGTTATTTTAggtaaatatataattcaaacaacAAAGTAGATATGGGGCTTACCCTCATTATGTAGGTTCCATGTAGTGCATTGATGGCAGAAACTGCCATGTCTCTACGAGAGAACTGAACAAAAGCACAtccttgaagaaagaaaaatacattGACACAAAAAGatgaagtttttaaaattagtagAAGGGGGCATGGGGGAAAAAAAATCTAGAATTAGGTATTGAAAAGTTATTTACAACTACAAAGCAAACAACGATAAGAGTAAAAGCACTTGAAGGTATGAACAGTAgaccaaaaaacacacaataaCCATTCCACTAGAAGAGAAATAATCAGAATGTCACACCATTCTATTTAACTATCAATGATAGAGGGAAAGTGATAAAATGccaaaatatgaaataacaAGAGGTTATCTTGTAaaatatcttataatttcaTTCAAACTTGTAGAAAACGAGAGATTACCCCGGCTTTGCTTTTGTTCATCACGGTCACGCACAAGGTAAATTGATTCAACAATCCCATATCGAGAAAATACCTGGAAGAAAAGCCATAAAACAAAACTCAAGACCATATACTGTCTTTAAAAGATACGGAGTAACAAAGATCTCCATATTGTAGTTTGTTATGTCAACAAGAAACAAAAACTATGGTTAAAAAGATTTGACTCAGAAAATATGTCAGAGGCCATTTACTCatattatgcataaaaagttaATGATATTCCATATATTTACCAGCCGCACAAGAAAGTTTCATCACATACATGTGCAAATGGCATAAAAACTTTTTACTTTTGATAGCCCATTTATGGTAGCTAGTGATAAGATAACCATAAAATAATGTGTTAAGCAGATTGAAGAGTCACGGCGCAAAACTGTTCAGCGTATGCAAACACGCCAGAGAATAAAAAAGATGTTTTAGAATACTTGGTGCATACTTCATCAATTTCCCTTTTAGAAGTTTGTCTACTCATGCCACCAACATATAGTTTGTGTATATGTTCGCCAAAACTGCCTGCAGTTATACAAGCAgatgaatatgaattctataGTGCATATAGAAGACTGCCATACTGCAGCATAGACAATTTCACACAATAAACAATTGTATTAATATGCCATGTCAAATTTCCATAATCATTCTACTTGCACAAAACTTCATATATTCCTCTTGAATCATTTACACAGCATAGGATTCAAATACCAGCAAATAtcttgaaaattaaatacaattccAAACTGCAGTGGACCGACCAAATTACTGTAGAAAATTTAGCAACAAATGAACTATCACTAGCAAACTAAGAAATCTTCATCATTGATTGATCCCATAAACATACTATTTTGGTACGTCAACTGTACTTGTCTTCATTCCCTACCCTGTCATGATGAAAGATCTACTGAAAGGAAATTTGGAATCACGAATCCACATTTCTCCAAGCTCCAGCCCAGTTTGCTGAATCCATCCACTAAATAAACAATTATGGCCTGAATGTCACTAATTTAAGTCAACTTGAAGGGTGAAATTGTACCCCAAGTGGAATCAACAGCGCGAATCCTTCTTTGTCCATGTTTATCTTCAAAGCTCTACATCCTTTTAGAAATAACTTGAGTCTATGGAAATTCTCCTCCTCTCTTATGGCCTTAGGCTATCACTTGTTGAGTTATTGAGGTAGCCTCAGAGTTGACAGTTACCATCTTTTACAAAGAAAAGTATTACTTCCTTCACcccattttgtaatatttaatttagtatttttacaatacaattttttgtaatattcaCTTGAGTATCAGTgaataatatacatacatacacacacacacacacacacataaactacattaaaagttatattaaacacaaaaagctATATTTTGAAAGAGACTTACCAAGACGTTCTCGTTCCCCCTCAGCATACCTAACTTTTAATGGACACTCAGCCTGGAAGAAATAAGCATATATCAAATAACAGGAAACAAAAATCTCCATATGTGAAAGCTAAAATATCTTAAGTTCACATTTGTGGAAAAACCAACCCCGGGGAAAGTGAACCGATCATGTAATGCTACAATCGCTCGATCAGCATCTTCCAGTGTTCTATACTTCACAAAACAACTCTCTGCCAAGTCAGCATACAACTAAATCATGCACCAAGGAAAAGGCTAAGATTATTTCTTGGATATAGAAAATGACTACAAAGACCATAGTTTATATGAATATGACACATGAATAACTAAAACGTACAAAAATAAGGCAACAATTTAGCTTGACAAAAGATTGTCCAAAGGACAACAATGAGTGAAAACATATTTCTAGGAAGCaacatcaatattttttatCAGTAGAAAGCACACAAATAGTATCAAGGAAATgcataaataaaatgaataaatgagAAGAATCAAGTTTTTAATAAGAAAGAAATCATATCCCTTTGTGTGTTAAGATAGAGGAAAAGACTACAATAAGTTGCATTTTCCATAACCTAGCAATTTTTATCCTTGCAACAACTGTATAAACAACCAAATTTACACATCAAATAGCACTTGGCAGTTGACATGAAAATGACAAGTACTTGGCTGAAAGATTCCACTTATAAAGCAAATGATCAGTGACAATGAAACAAGTCCAAAAAGTTAAAGATGTTTGGGACGTTTTTATACCTTGTTTTTGACCAGTCTTTTTTTCTCTGAGGAgaacaacctcaataatatgtCCATATTCACCAAAAGCACGACGAACCTGGAGTTGAATGAGGCAACTGCCAACATTAATGCTCAGGAAAAATTCTGAAGAGCATAGACAACagaaatagaaaagaaaaaggagaaatgTTCCAGATTCTAGAACTCTGAAACTTACAACACACCAGAACTATGATCAATGATGTACTGATGTCTTCAAAATGTTGATAAAGTTGAGACTCAAAAATCCATTTATACGTATAGGTCAATGGGTTTATGTAAAAGGACATGATATCAATATAAAAACCCAAACATGAATAATATAAGATGTCAAGAATCTTTCATGCCAGAAGTGAATTATCTACACTAGAATAAagttttataatcaaattgtcaTCGTAAGTCATAAGTTCATAACATTAGAGAACTAAGCTTAGGAATTATGCATATACATAGAACTGCAGTAAAACCAAGATAAAGGAATAAACCAATTTAaggaaaacatatataaataaggttttgatcAACATAAGTTACCTCCCAAACTAACTGGAAAGAGATAACTAAGTCAATCCGAAGAGATTATTGCGTTCACTTCTGTAGCAGGAACATTCTTGTTTATAGCAACAAAACTAAATGTAAAGATGTTATCTTGGACCAAAAAGTTTAAACTACATTTATCATAAATGTTCAATAGTTCAAttagtttattagtttatacacatttgctagcattcatACAGATTTAATGCACAAAAGGCAACAATGGCTGTCAAGACTAGTTGGATTATCTACTTAACTGAATACAATATAACTTCATTACTCCTTTATTCAACTTCAATATATTAGTTTCTGTGCATCTCATTTTCAATAAAACAAATTAGCTCTCCTGGtgttaaacttttttttttaaacacattAAAAGTAGTAGGAATAGCATATGTATAATGCTGGTTGAGAGCTTAATAACACGTACATCTTCTTCTGTAGTTGTTCTTGGAACACCTGCAGCATATAGTTTAACGAAACCCCCACCTTCCAATCCATCtaaaaggaagaaaataaaatacaattcacTGGCATTAATTCAAAGGAACGAAACTCTACCTTCTACTAAGAACTTAACAACTAAActgaaataaatatatgaaatttaaaaggatAGTTTTAATTTATCATACTACAAATTAACCACTTGAAGGCAAAATGTAGAGCGTGTAgagtacaataatatttttgCAACTGTGTATACCAGAAAAAGGCGCTGGTTGTGAGTGGGAAAAAGGCCTTTTACGCCCCGAAAGAGGCGGAGAATTGCCGAAATTGCCGGTGGCGGCGCCATCAACGGAACCATTTGGCTCGAGGTTGGAATTTTGGTGGTGACGGTGGTCAGAGTGACTGTAATGGTGATCATTCTGCTGCTGCTGCCGCCGCTGATAGTGGTGGGCGTCGCCGGAAAAATTTCTTCGGTGATTTTCGGTATTTTGGGTGATGGACTCGTCGGGAGGCCACGACGGCGCCGCGCAGTAGGAGTTGCGGTGAAAGTCAGGGTGATCGCCGGCGAATTCTCCGGTGTTTCTATTGTCCATGTTTTTACTGTAAAAAACTTATGGGACTGGAAACCAAATACGCTCTGAAAAAGATCTATTCCTAATTTTAGCAAATAAGGTTTCTTATTACAGagttattacaaataaaaatgcCGGTTATTATAAAAAAACGGTTAGGTCTAGGATAACAATGTGCGTTAAATTTACATGAGTTAGACGCGGGCACAGCTTACAAGGATCGGCCCAAGCATAGTTATTAGGCTTGGACTAACGTAACACGATCTTTTATATAGGACCATGTTAAATCACATTTTATGTAATGTGGCCCATGCTAGTTCAATCCCAATCACTAttatctcttattattattttttaattatgcgTGTACGTAGAATTATAGGATAATAatgtaagtatttttttttacatgtgatataaatttacaaaagatctatatgtattaatttatattcatagtaatttgtattaattttaattttcataagtGTAGGTTTTTAGTGtttaaagtataaattttaattttataaatgtatgacgatttaacattttttataaaTGCTAGCACTTTGTATCCACGATGCATAAAAGTTTATGtgtaatattaaaatgattaaaaattttagttcaatttataattcacaattctttaaagtaataatttttaatatcatATTTGAAGAAtatagagggaaaaaaaaaaagagaaaatttttatatttttatttaataataatataaacaattttgatataaaatttatactccgtatttatataaataaataaatacatgaaATATCTAAAATACTAAGTTAGTATCCACACACGaataatatatgtactatatatacatacgcaCATGATTTATCAttcatataaatttaattaaaatataacgtacagtaatgattttaataaaatgataattaaataatagaaaaaagatATGGTAATAGTGGTAGAGTCATCAATATTTTCTtaacaattcaaaaatataGTTTAAAAATAAAGGCGGAATAAAATACCATTCAACGGGATCAGACAGAGAAACGACTTTCCTAGccacaagaagaaaaaaaacatccTTTGCTGTATTAACAATAATCTATTAAGGCAAagctggcaaattattgtgtggaccattgtccaaaACGAgatcgttgaattttatgaattagaataatgtacattatgagttagaaagatatacattatgtgttagaatcatgtatattatgtgttagaataacgTACATtatgtattcaaataatgtactttatgtgttagattaatgtacattatgaattagaataataaaacttttagagtaagataatgtatatatatatatatatatatatatatatatatatatattatgtgttagaaataatgtacattatgagttatgaAAATGTATATTGGATctgtccacatagttgtgtggaccacggtgcacagAATAACTATTGGGCAAAGCCAAGTCACTTCAATCATCTCTTCCACCATTGTATTGAAAGGCAAAATACAATctcttattaatatatatatatatatatatatatatatatatatatatatatatatagattttggttcagatgcggtcgtgctctcccgtgcgatCGTGCgatcacacaccactcaatgttacgaaatacaccactcaatgttaagaaacacaccacaatgttaagaaatacatcacagtgcatatttgtgtggtgtgtttcttaacattgagtggtgtgaactgcacgggagagcacgagcGCActtgatcatgactctatatatgtgtgcgtttgtgtgtgtgtgtgtgtgtgggtgtgtATAGTAGTTATGCATTATTGCAGTGTTCTTGTGCTTTTACACAATGGGAGCTAAATCTTAAAATGAATTTGACAGTTGTGTATTTCTGAACACTTATGgtgcttttttatttaaataatgacGCATTGTTAGTTTTACAGTTATGTATTTCTAGatcctaattgtgcattttcatGTGCTTGTGGTgcataatttgattataacAAACTTTGTCTGTCTATCATGCACGCAACCTCTACAATATGGACTACACACTCTAtagaatttattattgtttcaGAACTTCTTGTCTTTGGAAGACGAACGACACGGAGCACTCTAATCTTGATGTGATTCCATATGAGTCTAGGATGAAGTCCACAACCAACAATCTCGTTTTGAGTTGAAGCCATTGATACTCGGTGTAGATAGGAGAGTACAGAGGCAGAAATACGTTGGAAGCTTACAACTTTAGGTTTAGCGTAATGATCTGTTTAAATAACAAGtgttatgttattacgttaCCATATGTGAATAtgaaaacaatattaccaattaatattcTACAATAGCATACATAATGTAatattattctaccataataatGCAATATTACTATAAGTTAATTATGTCATCTTTTGCAACGAATTGTGTTCttattctaccataataatGCAATATTACCATAAGTTAATTATGTCATATTCTGCTACGAATTGTGTTCTCATTTTGACCAGTAATATGGAGATACCATAATTatgcaatattaccaattaatacattttacttaaaTTCCAAAAaagatttattattaatttgaccaataaaatgagtttgggcgggaaaaagCTATAggaggattttgcttttatttcaTCCTATTCTCGTATGGCATCACATCAAGATTAGAGTATTCCGTGTCGTTCGTCTTTCAAAGACAAGAGGTTCTGAAATAATAAACTCTATAGAGTGTATAGTCCATATtgtaaaggtttttttttttttttttactataatcttaataatttttatttcaaaacttTTAGTTTAtgcatatgattttttttgttttttacaacattttctttttacactacaAATTCTGGAAACTTTTCAACATATGCATATTCCTGAAATGTTTGTTCAAAAGTGACTAAAGAAATTTAAAGAATGTAGAGTTTATCGAATTAATAGATTTTTGGTGGTTTATAATTTGTATAGAAACAAAACTACTACTCACAGGTATATGCTCCAGTTTTGTGTTAGAACCACTGTAAGAGTATTGAACAATGCAGATTTCCTTACACATATTTATGAGTTATGACAAAGAAAATTATGATTTCTTTGAAGAGGTTATTTATTTCTCACTtacattgtttttctttttgtataatTTTGTTGAGTTATTTGACTTTTTCTACCTTTCATGACTCTCTAGATGGACAGGTGCCTGAACGTCCTATTGAAAATTTGAACTCTAACAAGGAATGTGATTCAAATAATGAGGGATCTGTTAAGAGCTCTAAATGTTGAACATATAGGTTGAAATAGTTATTCAAAGAATGAACATCAGTTATAATTctatactagtgttttacctgtgcgttgcacggaaaaaaatttgttattataaatttaaataataaaatttaaaaatacaaatatattataatgtacaatataataatatagttgaattttcgtatatttggtcaagtatctattatcataacatacaaaattaaaattttgtatgattaatataatctctaatcatatacatatttatataaatttatagagaaaaatttacattattaaattgaattattcctaatcttatttcatatatattataattctaacaatatgaataataactaagaaattatacttagaaattaaaaaaaatgtaaaatttaaattttgtatatgtgattgcgtaatacagtgtatatacaaataatatttattaatatgtatatatgtaaattctataatataatttctgtaattataatttatattgatatattataattaaaataattaaatttataaactgacaaataaaatttttattttgtatgattaatataatgcataagtatatgtatgtatgtatgtatttttataaatttaaatatttatgaatacacattttgttaattttataattttatttttaattatattttatattttattaattataattaagaaaattacatttacaaattaaaagaatttaatttttaaatctatatggattaatgtagtccctaactatgttatatatttagacaaatttttaaatatttttaaaattttaattaagaatatgagtttagacatattttaaaataattttttaataaatagtcattgtagtaattaacgtgtataattatggcaataatcacaattctataaaaaaatgtatatatatttttatattgtacaaaatactacaaatataatatgtctacaaaaattgataaaaagagaaatttataattttttattatatagatattgataaatattatataatttttttccttgcatgaaaaaccattcttattttaaaattttacattgatatatgagttttgtatcaaaatctactttgatgatattttaaactttgagtaacacttgtgtcagaccgtctcacgggtcttaaTCCGTTAAACGGgttagatctttgattaataggtcagatctttgaccttGTTAGTTAAAGATCAAagccgtctcacggattgagaccatgAGACAGTCACACACAAGTTGTTTCCTTaagcttttgtttgttatcataaatagtaatagatgtctagaaaccatttagttttgtttctaaatatttttcaacccataaatgtagcacaatcaaaacatctctagatcattatttaaataataggttcacaatagactttgtggttcaagatttgtagatctatgatatgtttttaactaatttatttgaaagtttatttcttttagttctattatctcttttTCATTTAGTTCTATTACCTATTGTTCTTGTCATgcatcttgtgctcagatgacatgtagtgattctcccatatgggaggtcatgagattgagccttgtattcaaaaaaataaatctcttattcttcttcgttttaaattgatagatctcgagatgatgcatcattcttaaatatgtgaattccaataaatttaataaaattatatttaaatgtgaaacatttacccaataacattatattttttttcaaactccgcaaatgtaagttagttcaattagttcatttttatgttagtttttcttcagttatgttattaacgtaaattaatttgttttgagctcataatatttaaataataactattattttagatttgtaaattttaataatttatggtattttataaaatttgttcacAGCATTTGAactataaaacttttaaattaatgcaataatacttatatttgttattagtagagagctaaaatcataataatgatatattatacctttcacatttttaaactttgaaaaccaacatcatttatgtaggaagaaatttatatatagtagtaataatattgtagttatttttaaaagttagatgaagtaaacaaattgacatgcaacaatttttttatttgggtgaacttttgacatgcaacaatgattcaatatatatatatatatatattcgaatcaaattaaattattttaattttaataattttaattaaaatttaaaaaataaaacaaataaaattaaaaatatctataatacaaaaatattaaattgaagagaagatttcaattttatcttattagaataaattaaatttgacatatctattttggaatactataatatacatcatatagtaatttgattgttgtaaattt contains the following coding sequences:
- the LOC116003706 gene encoding flowering time control protein FCA-like isoform X3 encodes the protein MITITVTLTTVTTKIPTSSQMVPLMAPPPAISAILRLFRGVKGLFPTHNQRLFLMDWKVGVSLNYMLQVFQEQLQKKMFVVLLVNMDILLRLFSSEKKRLVKNKYRTLEDADRAIVALHDRFTFPGAECPLKVRYAEGERERLGSFGEHIHKLYVGGMSRQTSKREIDEVFSRYGIVESIYLVRDRDEQKQSRGCAFVQFSRRDMAVSAINALHGTYIMRGCDHPLIVRFADPKKPRLGDSRAAASMGEPFGGHMLPNPASPKQSPGGGSKPQTVSNTCAVLEQVLPSTTSSANKSALDTEMIEFIDCEWSEHVCPDGYLYYYNCETCESRWEKPEEYALYEQEIEKFEEQQNAQPSVTTTPDFSQALKMDVETPLSTEESQKISSTEFQELNYEHTQMTASPTVPPACV
- the LOC116003706 gene encoding flowering time control protein FCA-like isoform X2; protein product: MDNRNTGEFAGDHPDFHRNSYCAAPSWPPDESITQNTENHRRNFSGDAHHYQRRQQQQNDHHYSHSDHRHHQNSNLEPNGSVDGAATGNFGNSPPLSGRKRPFSHSQPAPFSDGLEGGGFVKLYAAGVPRTTTEEDVRRAFGEYGHIIEVVLLREKKTGQKQESCFVKYRTLEDADRAIVALHDRFTFPGAECPLKVRYAEGERERLGSFGEHIHKLYVGGMSRQTSKREIDEVFSRYGIVESIYLVRDRDEQKQSRGCAFVQFSRRDMAVSAINALHGTYIMRGCDHPLIVRFADPKKPRLGDSRAAASMGEPFGGHMLPNPASPKQSPGGGSKPQTVSNTCAVLEQVLPSTTSSANKSALDTEMIEFIDCEWSEHVCPDGYLYYYNCETCESRWEKPEEYALYEQEIEKFEEQQNAQPSVTTTPDFSQALKMDVETPLSTEESQKISSTEELNYEHTQMTASPTVPPACV
- the LOC116003706 gene encoding flowering time control protein FCA-like isoform X1; protein product: MDNRNTGEFAGDHPDFHRNSYCAAPSWPPDESITQNTENHRRNFSGDAHHYQRRQQQQNDHHYSHSDHRHHQNSNLEPNGSVDGAATGNFGNSPPLSGRKRPFSHSQPAPFSDGLEGGGFVKLYAAGVPRTTTEEDVRRAFGEYGHIIEVVLLREKKTGQKQESCFVKYRTLEDADRAIVALHDRFTFPGAECPLKVRYAEGERERLGSFGEHIHKLYVGGMSRQTSKREIDEVFSRYGIVESIYLVRDRDEQKQSRGCAFVQFSRRDMAVSAINALHGTYIMRGCDHPLIVRFADPKKPRLGDSRAAASMGEPFGGHMLPNPASPKQSPGGGSKPQTVSNTCAVLEQVLPSTTSSANKSALDTEMIEFIDCEWSEHVCPDGYLYYYNCETCESRWEKPEEYALYEQEIEKFEEQQNAQPSVTTTPDFSQALKMDVETPLSTEESQKISSTEFQELNYEHTQMTASPTVPPACV